A single Streptomyces sannanensis DNA region contains:
- a CDS encoding DUF397 domain-containing protein, whose translation MTSYLWQKSSYCSEGDSCLHAAATPDSTIKLTESADPARVILSTTPTTWAAWLQAIKEGQNPAAGIEVEAVPCETTRIRSAAAPDEVVTTTHEK comes from the coding sequence GTGACCTCGTACCTATGGCAGAAATCCTCGTACTGCTCGGAGGGCGACTCCTGCCTGCACGCCGCTGCTACCCCTGACAGCACCATCAAGCTCACCGAAAGCGCCGACCCGGCACGGGTCATACTCTCCACCACCCCCACGACCTGGGCCGCCTGGCTCCAAGCCATCAAAGAAGGCCAGAACCCCGCGGCTGGAATCGAGGTCGAGGCCGTCCCCTGCGAAACCACCCGGATCCGGTCGGCCGCCGCGCCGGACGAGGTCGTCACGACGACTCACGAGAAGTGA